The following proteins are co-located in the Spea bombifrons isolate aSpeBom1 chromosome 3, aSpeBom1.2.pri, whole genome shotgun sequence genome:
- the SOX7 gene encoding transcription factor SOX-7 — protein MSSLMGSYSSWSEGGLDCSSMDGEVSDGLSPHRTSRDKGSETRIRRPMNAFMVWAKDERKRLAVQNPDLHNAELSKMLGKSWKALSPSQKRPYVEEAERLRVQHMQDYPNYKYRPRRKKQIKRICKRMDPGFLLNSLSRDQNTLPDTRSCRAAVDKEDNAGYPPAVALTDIRSYRESQGNASKHDQSYPYGLPTPPEMSPLEAIDHEQSFYPCPEDSHNSHLNGTTYPHEYTRSPILCGHLNQMPITQSGPSMMPPVSNCPPAYFSSSYHLVHPSYHAHLGQLSPPPEHPHYDTIDQISQAELLGDMDRNEFDQYLNTSVHEASEMTVNGHIQVSQAPDLHPPETSLISVLADATATYYNSYSVS, from the exons ATGTCTTCCTTAATGGGGTCTTACTCCTCCTGGTCTGAAGGAGGCTTGGACTGCTCTTCCATGGATGGTGAGGTCTCAGATGGACTATCTCCTCACAGGACAAGCAGGGACAAAGGCTCTGAGACTCGCATCAGGAGACCCATGAATGCCTTCATGGTCTGGGCTAAGGATGAGAGGAAGAGACTGGCAGTCCAGAACCCTGACCTTCACAATGCTGAGCTCAGCAAGATGCTTG GAAAATCCTGGAAAGCCCTGTCCCCATCCCAGAAGAGGCCCTATGTGGAGGAGGCTGAGAGGCTGAGGGTGCAGCACATGCAGGATTATCCAAACTACAAGTACAGACCACGCAGgaagaaacaaatcaaaaggATTTGTAAAAGGATGGACCCTGGCTTTCTTCTCAACAGCCTCTCCAGGGACCAGAACACCCTTCCAGACACCAggagctgcagggctgcagtaGACAAAGAGGACAATGCTGGGTACCCTCCTGCTGTTGCTCTGACTGACATCAGAAGTTACAGAGAATCTCAAGGCAATGCCAGCAAACATGACCAAAGCTACCCCTATGGACTTCCAACTCCACCTGAGATGTCCCCTCTGGAAGCTATTGACCATGAGCAAAGTTTTTACCCATGCCCCGAAGACTCTCATAACTCCCACCTCAATGGGACCACCTATCCCCACGAATACACAAGAAGCCCAATTTTGTGTGGACATCTCAACCAGATGCCCATTACCCAGAGTGGTCCTTCAATGATGCCACCGGTGTCTAATTGCCCACCAGCATATTTCAGCTCCAGTTATCACCTTGTCCATCCCAGTTACCATGCTCACCTTGGTCAGCTCTCCCCTCCACCCGAACACCCTCACTATGACACAATTGACCAGATAAGTCAAGCGGAACTTCTGGGAGACATGGATAGGAACGAGTTTGATCAGTATTTAAATACCTCTGTCCATGAGGCCAGTGAAATGACAGTAAATGGTCACATCCAGGTGTCTCAAGCCCCAGACCTTCACCCACCTGAAACCAGTTTAATTTCTGTCCTAGCTGATGCCACTGCGACTTACTACAACAGCTACAGTGTCTCCTAG
- the RP1L1 gene encoding retinitis pigmentosa 1-like 1 protein translates to MNPTAAEGSMAAPFSPEQSLPPVPRPHAVSEVTPAKRITFFKSGDPQFGGVKMAINRRSFKSFSALMDDLSNRVPLPFGVRTITTPRGTHSINRLEQLKDGGRYVCSDKKYVQPIDLGGSGRKMGVHRPQRPISARRHGQQEDVDDDHPAADIPQAPKLRKKITLVKNGDPSVRRSIVLNRRNARSFKAFIEDASDLLQYSVRRLYTVDGRRIENMQGVLQSPAILICVGREPFKPIQVDNARKGAPEKLPGLRSHPGVTSEVMDNKKNANFGLKTKKSVIHPRSASSNKTRFSLSSDKSYPNGLNMSPVSNGFAAFADEGPHAKSDDTPHSLVNDDIEKKVHVNKDGSLSVEMKVRFRLLNEETLQWSTQIKKSSTLGKAKCEQLHLYHEDDLETKKQMDPENFSETDDSFYPCDAESYSSKLNDAELDDMYCSHCGMQCQEYDIWKNPLHIDPHDDYAKQSTWQTQSSTSSTSSHRRLRSNQDSLRTVSSEEYTEHVLHKSSSYSETRGSGETTVRYSAVSQCTCRSTQSVISNVDMVSESGCRHTRGYQNKSCPSPKSLCAPPNQCPGKFRGSKNVRAGSSEDKAETSPRPCSNGECQRVSAMSESSSRKCHRRMSTRSSTNPRSPTSNISCDEENQQGRGDLSTPTRNISRASSANSDFKDMGGGEGAEIPAAHEKMNSECNTESNELALDSSRTPGNGDEESSTRASSPSSKHSDKRRTPRINSGQKNTWRSCNSVSSSLISVEGSETLLPDAGRVGPCDEEVNLETSNLINSNVNSYADKRQQTLRSNHSLQSSSSVAESIPCHKQDDQPSSNSPDNCEESQKSHPVCKSQNNTASPAHSQTSGKSQSIGSKYNCVSCPENDKLHSMSSRVSSLSEKKSKRSDSSDICDHESTHGNVKETKQTGDPNNVDQSAKTSSKASDSEFECAYSPSPPKGHPAKRNLRRSKFKHSSSSVSSDQVKTFEIAEKMGSSRSSTPESKGVSASKDSIETCKKFKNTTNRSTEEVTNTKSRKNSTSSSKKKVHNESVDTDNKNHDELIPAALPNASSIEVVHEWLRKIPSGTLVADSEVEECPAKASQDTNGEMMEPITTKGAEERQISKDCIVETQISNPTQNEVNKALDKVKIEGKDERASPDKVQENNAECCKASVKPICHQKALPTTINTSVQIMKALLSPSQESKFDRSNSLPEVSPVMGRKLSNSAKALISCLDSLQLLDDGRPDPSGNSKEYNKPKYTELINIFQALWAEGPAKKCVKNVKSGKHYSREDEVTPGSSSGVDVNSGFGGSGDGSVIGGDCPATAVKAEESILVGATTDVKMINNITACNGSRQTLSEDEQRATDLKPTKDAKTSSRPGEANSPNVDENMNEKKIDPQDNNARDGEPPNDVSEHSDDNFPNVDGGLIGNLKQKTGNNDNLNNLNNADNNPQPNVSNSPETNCIDSPSDTQSTSISSADSNGKTEAGEDKQPSDADPVWVLKLLKKIEKEFMAHYVDAMNEFKVRWNLENNENLDEMIAELKAEVNERIQRSIANELKKIKRRAGQKVPRPPDEGSRRKSSLQAEERRKHLQTMRKRSVLLLANGDNRGNWTNDVSCETDEEDLTFSASFGDEINGQPNGEEFCPCETCIIKKRAFILSKPKAAVADAPIIRAFDLQQILKMKKEIHEVANEGIINSKVDECNKEMGEAIAEHGGTDVSRDCKNEEGSSSHSRLGDKTSQVKSECSAEEQEDIGLDDHASVEFENEDHSDDDFQGKGGEHQDITEEKKQDEGLEDEEQDANTVEKEECSTVNCPTENDTTSNLEETQSSDKETASSKLDDGHTVERDLESTMEDEEEKSTTEDGDEPDQLSIDSKVPEENNESKSISGENEATESNKEGNVSEDDEEQTSEGSQSCCLQKSYLGQHSVITRNGSADEGDKDFKGMNGSTGESSPNGQSNSSGSKQAQMYPDSSSDDEAGDSTCASPVGMNKNEAAGRVYVNNKGSFEESENTSKKDSQEEVIDQDDFDF, encoded by the exons ATGAACCCAACAGCTGCGGAGGGGTCCATGGCTGCTCCCTTCAGTCCAGAACAGTCCTTGCCCCCCGTGCCACGACCTCACGCCGTCAGCGAAGTCACCCCAGCCAAGAGGATAACTTTTTTTAAGAGCGGAGATCCCCAATTCGGCGGAGTCAAAATGGCCATCAACCGGCGTAGCTTCAAGAGTTTCAGCGCGCTCATGGACGATCTCTCCAACCGCGTCCCATTGCCATTCGGCGTAAGGACGATCACCACACCGCGGGGGACTCATAGCATCAACAGACTGGAACAGCTGAAGGACGGCGGCCGCTATGTTTGCTCTGATAAAAAATACGTCCAACCCATCGACCTCGGTGGATCGGGGCGCAAAATGGGGGTCCATCGACCACAACGCCCCATTAGTGCTCGAAGGCACGGTCAACAAGAGGACGTGGATGACGACCACCCCGCCGCCGATATCCCGCAGGCTCCAAAGCTAcggaaaaaaatcactttggtGAAAAATGGAGACCCATCTGTTAGACGTTCCATCGTCCTGAACCGCAGGAACGCGCGCAGCTTCAAAGCGTTCATTGAGGACGCGTCTGATCTCCTGCAGTACAGCGTCAGGAGGCTCTACACTGTGGATGGTAGAAGG ATTGAAAACATGCAGGGGGTGCTTCAGTCACCCGCCATACTGATTTGCGTGGGTCGAGAGCCCTTTAAACCCATCCAAGTCGACAACGCAAGGAAAGGTGCCCCCGAGAAGCTGCCCGGACTCCGCTCCCATCCCGGCGTCACCAGCGAGGTCATGGACAACAAGAAAAATG CAAACTTTGGGCTGAAAACGAAGAAAAGCGTAATCCATCCCCGGTCTGCCTCGAGCAACAAAACCAGGTTTTCTCTGTCCTCAGACAAATCCTACCCCAACGGTCTCAACATGTCCCCAGTGAGCAATGGCTTTGCAGCCTTCGCCGACGAAGGTCCACACGCCAAGTCGGACGACACGCCCCACTCTTTAGTCAACGACGACATTGAAAAGAAGGTCCACGTCAACAAAGATGGCAGCCTTTCGGTGGAGATGAAGGTCCGCTTCCGTCTTTTAAACGAAGAAACCCTTCAGTGGTCTACGCAGATCAAAAAATCCAGCACGCTAGGGAAGGCAAAATGCGAACAGCTTCACTTGTACCACGAAGATGACCTTGAGACCAAGAAGCAGATGGACCCAGAAAACTTCTCCGAGACAGACGATTCCTTTTACCCATGCGACGCGGAGTCCTACAGTTCAAAGCTAAACGACGCCGAGTTAGACGATATGTACTGTTCTCATTGTGGAATGCAATGCCAGGAGTATGATATTTGGAAGAATCCCCTACATATTGACCCACATGATGATTACGCCAAGCAAAGCACTTGGCAAACTCAATCATCGACTTCCAGCACATCATCTCACCGAAGGTTAAGGAGCAATCAAGACAGCCTCCGTACCGTGTCTTCCGAGGAATACACCGAGCATGTTCTTCACAAGTCTTCAAGTTACTCAGAAACGAGAGGAAGTGGAGAGACAACGGTGCGATATTCTGCTGTAAGCCAATGTACGTGTCGTAGCACTCAGTCGGTTATCTCGAATGTAGACATGGTGTCGGAAAGCGGGTGTAGACATACCAGAGGATACCAAAACAAGTCGTGTCCCAGTCCGAAGAGTTTGTGTGCTCCGCCGAACCAGTGTCCTGGGAAGTTCCGTGGGTCAAAAAACGTAAGAGCTGGAAGTTCTGAAGACAAGGCTGAAACATCTCCAAGACCGTGTTCCAATGGTGAATGCCAAAGAGTAAGCGCGATGTCTGAGTCGTCATCTCGGAAATGTCATAGAAGGATGAGCACGAGGAGCAGCACAAATCCAAGAAGTCCTACGTCAAACATAAGCTGCGACGAAGAAAACCAACAAGGCAGAGGAGACCTCTCAACTCCCACAAGGAATATTTCACGAGCGTCAAGTGCAAACAGTGACTTTAAAGACATGGGTGGTGGTGAAGGTGCGGAGATACCTGCAGCCCATGAGAAAATGAATAGTGAATGTAATACAGAAAGTAATGAACTTGCATTGGACTCCTCAAGGACTCCAGGCAATGGTGATGAAGAATCTTCAACAAGAGCATCATCTCCTTCGAGTAAACATTCTGATAAAAGGAGGACACCGAGAATCAACAGTGGACAGAAGAACACCTGGCGTTCTTGTAATTCTGTTTCCTCGTCTTTAATTTCAGTGGAAGGTAGTGAAACCCTATTACCAGATGCTGGCCGTGTTGGACCTTGCGATGAGGAAGTCAATTTAGAAACAAGTAACTTAATTAACTCAAATGTGAATTCATATGCTGATAAACGTCAACAGACTCTACGATCTAACCATTCACTCCAGTCTTCCTCATCTGTTGCAGAATCTATTCCATGTCACAAACAAGATGACCAACCCAGTTCTAACAGCCCCGACAATTGTGAGGAGTCCCAGAAAAGCCACCCTGTCTGTAAATCCCAAAACAACACGGCCAGTCCTGCTCACTCACAAACATCAGGTAAATCGCAGTCCATCGGCTCGAAATACAATTGCGTTAGTTGTCCTGAAAACGACAAGCTTCATAGCATGAGCTCCAGGGTTTCCTCTCTTTCCGAAAAGAAGAGCAAGCGCTCGGACTCTTCTGATATCTGTGACCATGAGTCCACTCACGGTAAcgttaaagaaacaaaacagacGGGGGACCCAAACAACGTTGATCAAAGTGCAAAAACATCAAGCAAAGCATCGGACTCCGAGTTTGAATGTGCTTACAGTCCTTCTCCACCAAAGGGACACCCAGCCAAAAGGAATCTTAGACGGTCAAAGTTTAAACATTCCAGTAGCAGTGTCTCCAGTGACCAGGTGAAGACCTTTGAGATAGCAGAAAAGATGGGAAGCTCAAGGTCTTCCACACCTGAGTCGAAGGGTGTTTCGGCATCAAAAGACAGTATAGAGACCTGcaagaaatttaaaaataccACCAACAGGAGTACGGAGGAAGTAACAAACACTAAGAGTCGGAAAAACAGTACTAGCTCCTCAAAGAAGAAGGTCCACAATGAGTCTGTAGATACAGATAACAAAAATCACGATGAGCTTATTCCAGCGGCATTGCCAAATGCATCCTCAATAGAAGTTGTTCACGAGTGGCTAAGAAAGATACCGTCGGGAACGTTGGTTGCTGATTCTGAAGTGGAAGAATGTCCGGCAAAGGCATCCCAGGACACCAACGGCGAGATGATGGAGCCCATAACTACCAAAGGAGCAGAAGAAAGGCAAATAAGTAAAGACTGTATAGTAGAAACACAAATTAGCAATCCAACGCAAAATGAGGTTAATAAAGCTCTTGACAAAGTCAAGATAGAAGGAAAGGACGAACGTGCTTCGCCAGACAAAGTGCAAGAAAACAATGCCGAGTGCTGTAAGGCATCTGTAAAACCAATTTGTCACCAAAAAGCTCTCCCAACTACCATCAATACATCTGTCCAAATAATGAAAGCACTGCTAAGCCCGTCACAAGAATCTAAATTTGACAGGTCCAACAGTTTGCCCGAGGTGTCTCCTGTTATGGGACGAAAGCTCAGCAATTCAGCAAAGGCTTTGATCTCTTGCCTTGATAGTCTACAGCTCCTGGATGATGGCCGACCAGATCCTTCAGGCAACTCAAAGGAGTACAACAAACCCAAGTATACTGAATTGATAAACATTTTCCAGGCCTTATGGGCAGAAGGCCCAGCTAAGAAATGTGTAAAGAATGTTAAATCTGGAAAGCATTACTCCAGGGAAGATGAAGTAACTCCTGGTTCATCTTCGGGAGTTGATGTCAACAGCGGATTCGGAGGCTCTGGGGATGGTAGCGTAATTGGCGGTGATTGTCCCGCGACGGCGGTAAAAGCAGAAGAAAGCATATTGGTCGGAGCAACCACGGACGTGAAAATGATCAATAACATCACGGCATGCAATGGATCTCGTCAAACTCTTTCTGAAGATGAACAGCGTGCAACAGATCTCAAACCAACTAAGGACGCTAAGACATCTTCTCGTCCCGGTGAAGCTAACTCACCTAATgtagatgaaaacatgaatgagaAGAAAATAGACCCTCAAGACAATAACGCGAGAGATGGAGAACCTCCAAATGATGTTTCAGAGCACTCAGATGACAATTTCCCTAATGTTGATGGAGGATTGATTGGAAATCTTAAGCAAAAAACTGGAAATAATGATAATCTAAATAATCTTAACAATGCCGACAACAATCCGCAACCAAATGTGTCTAACTCCCCAGAAACAAATTGTATCGATTCTCCCAGCGACACGCAGTCCACTTCCATCTCTTCCGCTGATTCCAATGGAAAAACCGAGGCGGGGGAGGATAAGCAGCCGTCTGATGCGGATCCAGTCTGGGTGCTAAAGCTGCTCAAGAAAATCGAGAAGGAATTTATGGCGCACTACGTGGATGCTATGAATGAGTTTAAAGTTAGATGGAATCTAGAAAACAATGAGAATCTTGATGAAATGATAGCGGAACTAAAGGCTGAAGTGAATGAAAGGATTCAAAGGAGTATCGCAAACGagctaaagaaaataaagaggCGAGCAGGGCAGAAAGTACCAAGACCTCCAGATGAAGGCTCGAGGAGGAAGTCTTCTCTACAAGCAGAAGAGAGGAGAAAACATCTGCAAACTATGCGCAAACGATCAGTCTTGCTGCTTGCGAACGGAGACAACCGGGGAAACTGGACAAATGACGTTTCATGCGAGACCGATGAGGAAGATCTGACATTCAGTGCATCATTTGGAGACGAAATCAATGGACAACCAAATGGTGAAGAGTTTTGTCCCTGTGAAACATGTATTATAAAGAAAAGAGCTTTCATATTATCCAAACCCAAAGCTGCAGTTGCTGATGCCCCAATCATAAGAGCGTTTGATCTCCAACAAATCTTGAAGATGAAGAAAGAGATTCATGAAGTCGCCAATGAAGGAATAATTAACTCAAAAGTGGATGAGTGCAACAAGGAAATGGGTGAAGCCATCGCAGAGCATGGTGGCACAGACGTGAGCAGAGACTGCAAGAACGAAGAAGGCTCTTCAAGTCATTCAAGACTTGGAGATAAGACGAGTCAAGTCAAGTCAGAATGTTCagctgaagaacaagaagacatTGGTCTTGATGACCATGCTTCAGTAGAGTTTGAGAATGAAGATCACAGCGATGATGATTTTCAAGGTAAAGGAGGAGAACATCAAGACATAACAGAAGAGAAAAAACAGGATGAAGGCTTGGAAGATGAGGAACAAGATGCCAATACAGTTGAGAAGGAGGAATGTTCAACTGTGAATTGTCCAACTGAAAATGACACAACTAGCAACCTTGAAGAGACACAAAGTAGTGATAAAGAAACCGCTTCCTCCAAGTTAGACGATGGTCATACTGTGGAACGAGACTTAGAATCCACTatggaggatgaggaagaaaaaAGTACCACAGAAGATGGAGATGAGCCAGACCAGTTGAGTATAGATTCTAAAGTACCAGAAGAAAACAATGAAAGCAAAAGTATCAGTGGAGAAAATGAAGCAACTGAAAGCAACAAAGAAGGAAATGTCAGTGAAGATGACGAAGAACAGACTTCAGAGGGAAGTCAAAGTTGTTGCTTGCAGAAATCTTATTTGGGTCAACATTCAGTCATAACCCGGAACGGCTCTGCTGATGAAGGCGACAAAGACTTTAAGGGCATGAACGGCAGCACCGGGGAATCATCACCTAATGGGCAGTCGAACAGTTCCGGCAGTAAGCAGGCCCAGATGTACCCAGATAGTTCTTCAGACGACGAAGCTGGAGACTCTACCTGCGCGAGCCCTGTCGGAATGAACAAGAATGAAGCTGCCGGCAGAGTATACGTCAACAACAAAGGAAGCTTTGAGGAAAGTGAAAATACCTCAAAGAAGGATTCACAAGAGGAAGTTATAGACCAAGACGACTTTGACTTTTAG